In Sander lucioperca isolate FBNREF2018 chromosome 12, SLUC_FBN_1.2, whole genome shotgun sequence, one DNA window encodes the following:
- the LOC116058220 gene encoding tumor necrosis factor receptor superfamily member 14-like isoform X2, with product MMLRKHLTVAPLLILVFSVFRGHTLTCHRTEYENGDLCCPRCPAGSRVRKHCKEFGTSCLNCDEGTFMDQPTGLTECFPCVRCDSGSGLKIKTACTTTSDTVCEPLEGFYCKDSSEKGCVEAQKHSSCQPGQYISQNGTALKDTECSDCRDGTFSDGTLLTSCQPHTQCQSLNLQLIKPGTASTDAECGEQSSGAVIGIVVSVICLVVGLAIALFLWRLKKKKDTGGKRNADNQQQYVKNSKHPTEEEEQLQGVAVTKDTAEGMSMFSQI from the exons ATGATGTTGAGGAAACATTTGACAGTTGCACCATTGCTG ATACTTGTGTTCAGTGTCTTCAGAGGACATACCCTCACATGTCATCGAACAGAGTATGAGAACGGGGATCTATGCTGTCCTAGGTGTCCTGCTG GAAGTCGAGTTAGGAAACATTGCAAAGAGTTCGGTACTTCCTGTTTGAATTGTGATGAGGGAACATTCATGGATCAGCCTACAGGACTTACAGAATGTTTTCCCTGTGTACGCTGTGATTCAG GTTCTGGTTTAAAGATAAAGACAGCATGTACGACTACATCAGATACAGTTTGTGAACCACTGGAGGGATTCTACTGTAAGGACTCTTCAGAAAAAGGCTGTGTGGAAgcacagaaacacagcagctgTCAACCAGGACAATATATCAGCCAAAATG GAACAGCATTAAAGGACACTGAGTGCTCTGACTGCAGAGATGGAACATTTTCAGATGGGACATTATTGACATCGtgtcagccacacacaca ATGTCAATCATTGAATCTTCAGCTGATAAAACCAGGAACTGCTTCAACGGATGCTGAATGTGGAGAACAAAGTTCAGGAGCTGTGATCGGCATCGTGGTGTCTGTGATATGTTTAGTGGTCGGACTAGCTATAGCTCTGTTTTTATGGCGtctcaaaaagaagaaagacaCAG GAGGAAAAAGGAATGCAGACAATCAACAACAG TACGTCAAAAACAGTAAACATCCaactgaagaagaagaacagcTGCAG GGTGTGGCTGTGACAAAAGACACTGCAGAGGGAATGTCCATGTTCAGTCAAATCTAG